DNA from Candidatus Bathyarchaeota archaeon:
TAGCTGAGCTTGTGAAACGAGAAAAACTGATTAGCGGCGTAGATGAAAAAAGAGAAACGTTGATCGCAGATATAGATAAGGTTTCGAAGCGTGTGCAAAGAATCATAGGGGCTTCCAAACGAGACATCATAGTTGATGGTCACTACGCGGTTGACGTTATACCAACGAAAGATGTCAACCTTGTTTTTGTTCTCAGGCGGAGCCCAGATGAGCTAAAGAAGGAGATGGAAGAACGTGGTTTTAGAGAAAAAAAACTTCAGGAAAATCTTGCCGCTGAAATATTAGATATTTGTCTATGGGAAGCCGTGTCTGCCTGTGGTCATGGCAAGGTGTGCGAAATAGATGTTACGGGCAAAGAAATCAAAGAAGTTGTGGAAGAGGCGATTTTAGTTCTAGAAGGAAAAAAGAAATGCAGAGTTGGGACAGTAGACTGGTTGGGAAAACTGGATAGAGAAGATCGATTACACGATTTCTTAAAATCTTATTAGGTTTATCCAAGCCTACGCATAATTGCACGTCTTGTAAGCAATGTTACGCCTCGACGGTTGGCGTACGCCTTCGCGTGGCCACTGAATTTTTCAGATATCATTATCGGATTAGAGAAGCCTACGTCTGCTGATGCTTTATCCATGTTTATGACCATGTTGACGCCAACCGTTCGATTCCACTCTTTAATTAGAACTACGTGTTTTTCTTTGCCTTTTCGAATAACGAAGTCAAACCTACGCGAAAGCCCGGAAAAACCTTCCAAAATAGCATCTTTCTCCATCTTATAACCATTTTGTCTAAAATATTTGATTGCAAGATTGGCGATAGGAGTCTTACCCATTCATTTTACATCCTCTAACAGCTAACAGCAGTTTTATGATTAAACGTAATCATATAACTCTCATGTACAATTTAAAACTTACAGAAAGATTTTTTGCGCACATGTGCTTTTCGCCTAGCAGGAGCACCTACTGAATGTACGTAGTGATCATTTGCTATAAATGTGGCCAACTTCTGCTGGCCAAAACCGATCAAAAGACGAGGCAATGTCCTTATTGTGAAGCCCGACTGATTTTAGACAAAACGAAAAAGGTTGCATCTGCGAAAACCGCTCAGGAAGCCTCCATCCTTATTCGAGCCTTGAAAAGGAAGAAGAACGTGAAAACGCTTGAACTGGATTTTACAGGATAAACGATTCTGAATTTTGATGCTAAATTCATATTTTTCCTCCATTTCCTTTTTATACAAGTTTGGTGCAAACAGTTGTAAAATGGGGTCTTGTTGAATGATAAGCAAAAGTGAAATCTTGGCGTATGTAGTTCTATTTGTAGGCGTAGGTCTATTAGTGTTCACGTTCTTTAACGCCTACCTGTTTCTCGTAGGCGCACTAGAGATTCCATCGCCAAGTGGTCTCGAGGAAGCTTTCGGTGAAGTCTTAGCTCCATTGATTGAAACATGTATTCGAATCATGTACCTCGGCATAATGGGATGGATCGGCTCCATACTGACAGTGAGAGGAATACAGTTTCGCACGCAACTCAAAGAGAAAGAAAGCTAGAGGCTAAACAAGACTTCGTCCTAAACAAGGAGTCAAGCTTCTTCAGACATATTTCAAATGGTGGTAAAGGAAGAAAAAGTAGATGAGGCAAGCCATAAGGGCGTTGGGCTGGGCAACAAAGATTTTTTGGATTGTGATAGCTGTCTTTATGATTACATGTTTGTATTCAGCCATGAGTTTGATGACAGGTGATATACCCTTTGGAAAGCCTGAGGTCTCGTTTTCTAATGGAACTGCAACAGTGTCTCTGCCTTTCTCCTTCAACAACACTGGTCTCTACGACATATCAGACTTGAACATAACAACCTGCATCGCAGACTACAATGGAACATTGATATCAGCATCTACAACGTTTGTATCATTGATACCGCATGGAAACAATGTTGAGAAGATGCATAACGTATCCATTAGTCTAGATAACATTGTATCTAAAAATCTAACTTATCTATTCTTTAACAGCGGCAATTTTAGCATAGAAATCTTTGCAGGATTAAAATTTGCACATATTTTTCCTTTCCAGATGTCAATAAATGGAACAATGCCTTGGGGAGCGCCTCTCAACAACTTTTCCATCGGAGAAATTTCTTTTGATTATATTAATCAGAAAATAATCATTCCTTTAAGCTTTAAGAACGATTCACCATACTTTGATGTAAGCGGCAACATACATTTCGATATCTACAACTATGAGAACGAGCATGTAGACTCTGGAACGACAACTTTAGACGTAGAATCGGGTGAAAGCTACGAAGGCCCGCTAGAATTATCTGTAGATCCTTCGACGCTGGAGGAAAGAGGTAGAATTCACTTCTTTTTTGAGACTTCAATTTTTAGCTTTGAGAAGGAGATAAAGTGGGGTGATGCCAAGTGACTGAAAAAGGGGCCGAGAAAACGTTTGTAGAGAGGATTATGCCAAGAGTTTTTAAGGCAACCATAATGGGCGTCATCACCTTTTTTCTCTACT
Protein-coding regions in this window:
- a CDS encoding kinase, whose protein sequence is MKKIKRIILVTGTPAVGKTTISSLLASKLNATHIDLAELVKREKLISGVDEKRETLIADIDKVSKRVQRIIGASKRDIIVDGHYAVDVIPTKDVNLVFVLRRSPDELKKEMEERGFREKKLQENLAAEILDICLWEAVSACGHGKVCEIDVTGKEIKEVVEEAILVLEGKKKCRVGTVDWLGKLDREDRLHDFLKSY
- a CDS encoding DUF1922 domain-containing protein; amino-acid sequence: MYVVIICYKCGQLLLAKTDQKTRQCPYCEARLILDKTKKVASAKTAQEASILIRALKRKKNVKTLELDFTG